One Novosphingobium sp. 9U genomic window, TCGGCCGGCGCCTTGAGCGCGAGGTGATAAGTCAGCATGCCCTTGGTCATGCCCCAGTGCCGGGCGATATGGCCGCCGGCCTCCAGGACCGAGAAGTTGGCGGTGACGAGGCCGGGCACCTTCTCGATCGCGGCGGAGGTGAACGGCGCACGGGCCGCGTTCGCCTTCAAGCGGTAGCCATAGCCCTTGAGGAAGAACGCGCGCCAGCGCCGGTCGGCGGCGATGCGGCCGTGGTCGAACGAGAGGTCGCCCAGCGAGGGAATGTCCTCGGCGCGGATCCGCACGGCCTCGTCGCGGATCGTCTCCCAGTTCTTCTCCAGCTTGGCGATCCAGGGGAAGAACGACTTGTCGTGGACCGCGGCGTCCGGAATGCGCGAATTGCGCATGATCACGGCATCGATCTTGGGGCGCAGGTCCTTGCCGATCTGGAACAGGGATTTGTTGAGGAACGGGACTTTCCAGCCGCGCGAGTTCAGGGTCTGCTGCCAGTTCACGAGCTGCCTCCGGTTGCGCGGCTTAGCTACAAGGAACCGCGCCTGCCGCCAAGTGCCAGCCTGGCGCTGCCTTCATCGCGGCGTCGTTGCCGCGCGCCGTCCGAGCGCGTGCGCCCCCCACACCGTGGCACACAGCACCAGTGCGCCGACCAGCTGGTGCGCGACCGCGATCCACAAAGTGACGCCAGACCAGACCGTGAAGATGCCGAGCAGGATCTGCGTGCCGAACGCCGCGTGAATGGCAACGGAGACCCGGCGGTGCTTGGCCTTGATCCGTCGCGCCAGCCCGATCAGCACAGCGACGACCGCCCAGGCCCACCAGCGATGAAACCAGTGAACGAAATACGGGTCGCTGAACGGCACCAGGTTCGCCTCGACGCCTTCGGGAAAGACGCTACCCTGCATCAAGGGCCAGGCGCCCCAGTCGCCCCAGCCTGCTCCGGCCACCGCGCCGGCGCGCAAGCCGGCGAGCAGCGCACCGAAGAACAGCTGCACCATGACCATCGCCAGCGCCGCAATGCCGAGGCCGGGCAGACGGGCGCGAGGCTCGCCACGCTTCAATGCCAGCAAGTCGAGCGCGGTCCACACCAGCCCCGCCAGCGTGGTCAGCGCCACCAGCAAGTGCGCGGCAAGGCGGAAGTGGCTGACCTTGACGTCGTTGACGATGCCGGACGAGACCATCCACCAGCCCACCGCACCTTGCAGCCCGCCCAGCGCCAGCAGCGCCAGCAGCCGTGGCTTGTAGCCGCCCGGGATCGTGCCCTTGAGCCAGAACCAGGTGAGCGGTGCTGCAAAGGCAAGGCCGATCACGCGCGCGATCAGGCGGTGCACCCACTCCCAGAAGTAGATGAACTTGTACGCCGCCAGCGTCATGCCCGCCGGGCCGTTGATCTGCGTATACTGCGGCGTCTGCTGGTAGGCCGCGAACTCGGCCTGCCATTGCGCCTGCGTCAGCGGCGGGATGGCGCCGGTGACCGGCTTCCACTCGACGATCGACACGCCCGATTCGGTCAGGCGGGTGATGCCGCCGACCACCACGATGGCCAGCACCAGCGCGGCGACAATGAGCAACCAGCGAACCATAGGGAGGATATCGTCGCTGGTGCCGATGATCGGCTTTGCAGGGGGTAGTCTCATGAGGGCCGTCCCTGCGCTTGGGGGCGCCGCAGTGCAAGGGGCTGCAATCTTGCAAAAACATCGCGCCGCGCAGGAACACAATTTCATCCGCCGGGTTGCAACATGTTACAACGTCACATATCTGGATCTCCATGCCCCGCGCCCTTTCCTCGATTCGCGACCGCTTGGACAGCGCCGGCGTCCTGCTCTCCGGGCTGTGCGCGGTGCATTGCATCCTGGGCGTCGTGCTCGTCGGCGTGCTGGGCCTGGGCGGCCAGGTGCTGCTGGCGCCGGAGATCCACCGCATCGGGCTGGGATTTGCCGTCGTGATCGGCTTCGTGTCGCTCGGCTTCGGCGTGCGGCGGCATGGCCGGATCGAGCCGCTGGTGCTCGGCGCCGCTGGCTTGTCGCTGATGACCGCGGGGCTGTTCGTCGGCCACGGCGTGCCCGAGGCGGTGCTGACCATCGGCGGCGTCACGCTGGTGGCGCTTGCCCATATCCGGAACTTGCACAAGCCATCCTGAGCGCTATGCGCTGAGCGCATGACCGCTCAACTGCAGCTCCCCCCGCTCAACCTCGTCGTCAATGGCGAGCCGCGCCGCATCGCGCCAGGTGCCTCGATCGCCGACCTCGTCGCCAGCCTCGATCTCGATCCCAGGAAAGTCGCCGTCGAGCGCAATGCGGTGATCGTGCCCCGCTCGACGCTGGCCGAAGTGACGCTGGCCGACGGCGACACGCTGGAAATCGTTCACTTCGTCGGCGGCGGAGATGCTGTCGCAGCGCCCGAAGACACCTGGTCCGTGGCGGGCCGCACCTTCCGCTCACGGCTGATCGTCGGCACCGGCAAGTACAAGGACTTTGCCCAGAACGCTGCCGCGCTGGAAGCGAGCGGGGCCGAGATCGTCACGGTCGCGGTGCGCCGGGTCAACGTGTCGGACCCGAAGGCGCCGATGCTGACCGACTTCATCGACCCCAAGAAGGTCACCTACCTGCCCAATACCGCCGGCTGCTTCAACGCCGAGGACGCCATCCGCACCTTGCGCCTGGCGCGTGAGGCGGGCGGTTGGGACCTGGTAAAACTGGAAGTGCTGGGCGAGGCGCGCACGCTCTATCCGAACATGCGCGAGACGCTGGCCGCCACGGAAGTGCTGGCCAAGGACGGCTTCCTGCCAATGGTGTACTGCGTCGACGATCCGATCGCCGCCAAGCAGCTGGAGGACGCGGGTGCCGTTGCCGTCATGCCCTTGGGCGCGCCGATCGGCTCGGGACTCGGAATCCAGAACCGGGTGACGATCCGCCTGATCGTCGAAGGTGCCAAGGTTCCGGTGCTGGTCGACGCTGGCGTCGGTACTGCGTCCGACGCGGCCGTGGCGATGGAGCTGGGTTGCGACGGCGTGTTGATGAACACCGCGATCGCCGAGGCCAAGGACCCGATTCGCATGGCGCGCGCCATGCGCCTGGCAGTGGAGGGCGGGCGCGAAGCCTACCGTGCGGGCCGGATGGCGACTCGCAAGTACGCCGATCCCTCCAGTCCGCTCGCCGGCCTGATCTGACCGGGCGGGCCTTCAGACCGGAAGGCCCGCTTTAGCGCATCACGTGACGTTCCTCGTCACGACGGATATCCTCGCGCACTTGGCGGGCGCTGTCTTGCGAGAGCTGGTCGAGGTGCCTGCCGCGCTTGCGGTACTGAAGCGTGGCGTAAAGGATCGCCAGACCCAGGATGATCGGACCGCCGATCACCACGAATGCCCAAAGTAATTCCATGTTCTCTCTCCACTTACGGGTGGCGGTTCACAAAGGAGAACTCTTGCGTGGACTGAAGCGTTCCGGGCGTCATCGGCCCCCAAGTGCATGGTTAACGCAATCGCAAGCCTGTTGTGGTGATCTTTGGACGACGGGAAAGGACAGGCAGGTCCTTCCTCGTCAGCAACACCCGACAGGGGGAACCAGCGACATGAGCCGAACCGGAACCGCGAGCCTGACCATCAGCGAACTGCGCGAGTTCGCCGAGTTCACCCCTTGCGAGCAGCGCTACATCAAGCGCAGCCTCGACGTCGGGCTTGGCCGTCGGGACGCGTTCAAGCTGTGGGCGCGCAGCGATGACGAGGCTGCTTCGATCCGCCGCCAGTACATCGCCTACCAGGACCTGAGGCCCATGCGCGCGATGCTGCATGACGGCGACGGACTCGACGGATCGGGCGATTTCTTCGCCAAGCTGGTGCGGGTGACGACCTTCGACTTGGCGCAGGGACGGCTTGCGAGCTTTCCCGCCTATCGGTTCCTCTACGAACGGCTGCTCGGTGCGTGGTCGCGGCCCTGGCTTCCGGGTGCATTCTGCGGCGCCGCGGCG contains:
- a CDS encoding aspartyl/asparaginyl beta-hydroxylase domain-containing protein codes for the protein MNWQQTLNSRGWKVPFLNKSLFQIGKDLRPKIDAVIMRNSRIPDAAVHDKSFFPWIAKLEKNWETIRDEAVRIRAEDIPSLGDLSFDHGRIAADRRWRAFFLKGYGYRLKANAARAPFTSAAIEKVPGLVTANFSVLEAGGHIARHWGMTKGMLTYHLALKAPAERDKCRMHLEGPDKLEVLTWTAGESFLFDDMFNHEVWNETDEDRYVLLIQIKRPCRFVGNLIQNLFLFGVRHSRFVKDITKAIEKASHNKGPAPAEA
- the thiS gene encoding sulfur carrier protein ThiS encodes the protein MTAQLQLPPLNLVVNGEPRRIAPGASIADLVASLDLDPRKVAVERNAVIVPRSTLAEVTLADGDTLEIVHFVGGGDAVAAPEDTWSVAGRTFRSRLIVGTGKYKDFAQNAAALEASGAEIVTVAVRRVNVSDPKAPMLTDFIDPKKVTYLPNTAGCFNAEDAIRTLRLAREAGGWDLVKLEVLGEARTLYPNMRETLAATEVLAKDGFLPMVYCVDDPIAAKQLEDAGAVAVMPLGAPIGSGLGIQNRVTIRLIVEGAKVPVLVDAGVGTASDAAVAMELGCDGVLMNTAIAEAKDPIRMARAMRLAVEGGREAYRAGRMATRKYADPSSPLAGLI
- a CDS encoding COX15/CtaA family protein translates to MRLPPAKPIIGTSDDILPMVRWLLIVAALVLAIVVVGGITRLTESGVSIVEWKPVTGAIPPLTQAQWQAEFAAYQQTPQYTQINGPAGMTLAAYKFIYFWEWVHRLIARVIGLAFAAPLTWFWLKGTIPGGYKPRLLALLALGGLQGAVGWWMVSSGIVNDVKVSHFRLAAHLLVALTTLAGLVWTALDLLALKRGEPRARLPGLGIAALAMVMVQLFFGALLAGLRAGAVAGAGWGDWGAWPLMQGSVFPEGVEANLVPFSDPYFVHWFHRWWAWAVVAVLIGLARRIKAKHRRVSVAIHAAFGTQILLGIFTVWSGVTLWIAVAHQLVGALVLCATVWGAHALGRRAATTPR
- a CDS encoding MerC domain-containing protein gives rise to the protein MPRALSSIRDRLDSAGVLLSGLCAVHCILGVVLVGVLGLGGQVLLAPEIHRIGLGFAVVIGFVSLGFGVRRHGRIEPLVLGAAGLSLMTAGLFVGHGVPEAVLTIGGVTLVALAHIRNLHKPS